DNA sequence from the Terriglobia bacterium genome:
GCTCATCCGGTGGGCGATCCCGGACGCGAGCTGTCCGACGAGCGCCGACTGGGTCACGTCGCGAAGGCGGCGTTCGAGCGCCGCCCGCTCGGTGACGTCCTCGAGGACGCCCAGCACGGGAAGCGAAGCCGACGACCCACCGAGGTCGTGCGGGGAGAGCGGCCCCCCGGCGCCGGACCCGGAGGCCTCCCCCTCGGGCCCTGGCTCCGGGACGTGTGCGCCTATGGGACCTTGCTCGGAACGCGACGGCTCTTCCACGGGTCGGCTCACCTACCTCTATTATTCTAATACTTATTTCGCGAGATGTGTATCCCCGCCGGGCCGGCCCTTGTCACGGCCACGTCCCGCACCTAAACTCGGGCGCTCATGAGACACCGTCGTGCGGTATCGGGGCTGGCGGCGGCGCTGGCGCTGGGGTACCTGCCCGCCCACGCGGAAGGGCCGCTCGAGCCTCCGGACCTCGCCCGGTACCTCCAATGGGGACCGGTGCGGGCGAGGCCCGGGGTCGTGCTGACGAACCTCGGCCGCGACGGCAACATCACGTACAACCCTCACCAGCCCGTGAGCGATTACACCGCGACGGTCTCCCCGCGCGTCGAGGGGGTCGTGCTCTTCGGCCATCGGGGATTCATGACGTTCACCGAGCAGCTGGACTGGACGATCTACAAGTCCAACCGCGACCAGGATTACCTGAACCAGCTCGGCTCCGCCCGGCTGACGATCCCGCTCAAGCGGCTCGGCTTCTACGTGGACGCGGCGCTGAACGACGTCAAGGACCGCCCTGCGGACCAGCGCGACACGAGGACCGACATCCGCGAGCATCGTCTCGGCGCCGGATTGCTGATCCGGGCCGGCTGGCGCACCGACGCCGAGATCGGGGTCGTGGGGTCGTCGTTCGGCTACCGCGACCCCAACTACGCCAATCTCGGCGATCCGGCCTGCCCGACCGTCGGGTGCCTTCTCGACCGGACCGAGCGGGGGGCGAGGGCGCTGGGGCGGTACCTCGTGTTCGGCCGGACCCGTCTCACCCTCGAGGTATCGGAGAAGAGCGTCACGTTCAGCAACTCCGAGAACGGTAGCGACGGAAAACAGTCGCGGGTCCTCCCCGGGATCGAGTTCGGCCTCGGCGGCCGGCTCACGGGGACCGCGAGGCTGGGCTGGGCGAGCCTCGAGCCCGAGCGCGCGGGCCTCCCCCGTTTCTCCGGGACCGTGGGCGAGGCGAGGCTCGGCTACCGGATCGGCGCCGGGACGACGTTCGAGGTCGGCGGGAAGCGCGACGTCGGCTTCTCGATCTACCTCAAGAACGGGTACTACCTCGACACGAGCGGGAGCGCCCGCGTGATCCAGTATCTCACCCACGCCTTCGGCGTCGAGGCCGGCACCGTCCGCGAGCGGATCACCTTCCCCGACCCGTCGAGCCGCGTCGACCGGGTCGTCCAGTACGACGCGGGGGTCAGGGTGAGGCTCTCCGAGAACGCGCTCGGCCGGAAGGTGGAGTACTCGTTCAAGGTCACGCGGTGGGTCCTGACCACGACGGTTCCGGGTCAGAACCAGTCCAGGACCGCGGCCGGCTTCGGCGCGGTGATCGGCTACTGAGGGTGGATATCCGTTCCCGTCGGCTATACTCTGGGGTTCGACCATGAGAGTCCTCGCGAATCTCCTCGTCCTGGCGCTCGTGCCGCCGCTCTCCGCCGCCCTCGCCGCGGACCCGCCCGACAAGGCGCCCGAGCCGCCCGGCGAGACCGTCCTCGAGGCGCGGCCGCTCCCGCCGCCGTCGGCGATGCCGCCCACGGGCGCGATCCTCAGGCGGGGCGGGAGCGACTACAAGATCGGGCG
Encoded proteins:
- a CDS encoding outer membrane beta-barrel protein; its protein translation is MRHRRAVSGLAAALALGYLPAHAEGPLEPPDLARYLQWGPVRARPGVVLTNLGRDGNITYNPHQPVSDYTATVSPRVEGVVLFGHRGFMTFTEQLDWTIYKSNRDQDYLNQLGSARLTIPLKRLGFYVDAALNDVKDRPADQRDTRTDIREHRLGAGLLIRAGWRTDAEIGVVGSSFGYRDPNYANLGDPACPTVGCLLDRTERGARALGRYLVFGRTRLTLEVSEKSVTFSNSENGSDGKQSRVLPGIEFGLGGRLTGTARLGWASLEPERAGLPRFSGTVGEARLGYRIGAGTTFEVGGKRDVGFSIYLKNGYYLDTSGSARVIQYLTHAFGVEAGTVRERITFPDPSSRVDRVVQYDAGVRVRLSENALGRKVEYSFKVTRWVLTTTVPGQNQSRTAAGFGAVIGY